The window ACataacttgctcaaaatcataCCGCGAATTAGAGGCAGGTCCAGGTGGCATGTGTGCCTTCTAGCTCGCTGAGCCCACCACTTCAGCCTCAGCTCAGGGTCTACACTTTTCAGAAGTGCAGGGAGCCGCCCTTCTTGCCCCCCTCGGGCGACACACTTGTGCCACTAGGTGGCGCCCGAGTGGCGAGACAACAGAGGGCCTGTCGGGCCTTGGCCTTGGTCCTGAAGCAGTCCTTTTGGTCTGTCCAGCTCCTCCGTATCCGTCCTGCAGCCCGAATGGGTGGTTCCTGGGGTCTTGGCCCCGGTGGAGGCAGAGCTGGACAAGTTGCAGAAGAGGATCTGTCGCCTGGTGTTGGAGGCGCTGCTGGTGGAGCTACAGGTGAGGCTTCAGGGGGAGATGGGGTTGGGAGGAGGAGATACAGCGTATACATGCGGGCCTCTGCCGCGGAATGCTGGGTCTGAATCGTCCCTCCAGCCGTGTCTCTGAACTCCGCTCCCAGCCCCTATTCGCGGCTCTGCCCTCGCGCCGCTGGCTCTCAAGCCCAGAGCTGCTGGATGACGTGTGCGAGCGGACGGCGCGATTCTGCCAGAACTTTCGGCACGTGCGGAATCCCGCGGTCCAGGTGCATCTGCGGGGAaaggctggggcggggggaggtcaAAGCGCCCATGGGAAAAACATCCTGGACCCATTTGATCGCGATCCCCACAGCTGTTGCTGGCCGAGGCGGAGCGTACGGTGGTGCTGCAGTACTTACATGCGCTGATGCAAGGCCGCCTAGTCTGCCGCGGTGCTGACGAGAGGACCCAGGCGGCCGAGCGCCTGCAGCACGATGCGGCCCAGCTTCAGGAGCTTTTCCTCGGTTTGGTGAGAATTCGCTGGGTGAGCGGATGGGCGGGAGTCTTAGTGATTCGATAGGGATGGAGGACTGGAGAAAGACCAACCCCTGTGTGCTCAGGGCCTGGAGGAGAGCGTTCAGTGTGCGCCAGTGCTGCTTGCATTGAGGGAACTGCTGAACCTCCGCGACCCCACGCTACTTGGCCTCGAGGTGGCAGGCTTGCGGCAACAGTTTCCCGACGTGAGGTGCGAAGACGGGTCGGGAAGGGAGGAGACCCAGGACGGTCTGGGCGGGGCTAACGCACCCGTAACTCCACAGCGAGGATCACGTCTCCGCCCTCCTGGACCTGCGCGGGGACGTGTCCCGAGAGCAGCGCCTGGCCGCACTCAGCTCTCTGCGGGCAGGCCCGCAGCCCTCGCCCCCAGCTGGTCGCCGAGCACTTTTCAGCCTCGTGCCAACACCTGCACCCTCGCTGGCCTCCTGCTTCCCCTCAGGGTCCTGTGCCTGATCCCTGACTGCCCGCAGAATAAAGTCACGTCCCCGTACGCCTGAATTGTACGTGTTGGCGAAGGGTGGATGAAATAAAAGTGCCCACGAAGGGCAGGGGGTCCAAGTTCAGTGACACACCTAAGGTATCCTGGTTCCAGTTCTGATATATGGCTGCGCCCCACCTATCCCGATACCAGACCTGTATGTGGGTTGCTTTCCCAAGTACCCGGGCTTACACAGTGTGCGGACTACATCTTTACATATGCGCACACCCGCAGAGAGCTAGCGTCTCCTAAGCCAGGAGTCAGTCAACTGAGGCAGAGGGGGCGGGCTTAAGACAACACCCCACCCAGGGGCGTGACCCGATGGCGGACACCGCCCCCCCTGCTCTGCCTGGCCCCACCCCAAGCCGTGTCCTCCGGCTCTTGCGGCAGCAGATTGACGCGAATCCGCGCTCCTTCGTCTGAGCGTGCGCGCGCCCGAGTCCGTGCGTCACCAGCGTCGGCTCCCGCGGGCTGGGCAGCCGGCGGCCTGTGTTGCGGAGCGGGAACAGCGGCGGCGAGAAGAGGATTGAACAGGTGGGGGCGCGGCACGCGGATGTAATCCCCCCACCCCTACGAGGCCGAAAAGGCGTTCGACCGGACCCCTCCTCATCTGCCTGGGAACCCCGCTCCATTGTCCACTGGCCCCGCCCTCCATTGGGCACGCCCTTTGCCCCAGCCCCCGCCACTTATTGGCTGTAGGTCACGCCCCTCCTCGATCTCCTAGTACCCATTGGCTCCTCTTCAACGTTATCTTCTCTCGGAGTTTCTTATTGGAGCAGACCACACCCTCTTGTATCTCACCAGACTCCGCCTTCAGTCTGGGCTCCTCCCACAACCatctttcattcattctgcaTCTAGTGCTGGGTACTTTGGTCATGGGGGTGAATGAGACccgtccctgccctcagggagttcAGGGGATGATGTGGGGGAACACGGACCTGGGCTTCAACAATGACAGCCTAgggtggtaaagaagccgcttGGGCACTGGGAACCTCTAAGACGCTGGGAAGGCTTCCCGGAGGAGGTGAGGCCTAAACCGAGTCCTGAAGAATGGTTAGGAGTTTGTTATAGGGAGACATTGGGAGGGCATTCTTGGCAAAAGGACCTGAGACATGAAAGAAACAGGCATATCCTGGTAATTCCAAAGAGGTAGGTCAAATGAAAGAAGGGGAGATAAAGAGGATTGGTACAAGTAAGAGGCTTGGAGAGCAGTGAGGAATCCAGAAAAGTGTATGGTTAGTTGAGGGGAAGGAAGCCTGAGTCCCAAAATCATCCAGCAGCTTGTCACTAGGCAGAatgctgggaggagggggaggggatcaGAACTAGCTGGGGAAGCCAAGTGCAGGGAAGGAATGATTCCAGTTCTGAGAAGGACAAGGGCTctcagtttcattcctttactgAACAACTGTTCTGGGGACACAGCTGTGAACACTCAGAAGGAGAAAACATGATAATCACATATACTGTACTTCAGATGGTGATGACTGCATTGGAGGACAATATTGTGGGGAAGGCAAGGTTCTGGTGGAGAGGGTTTAGAGGAGGTTTACTGTCTTATAGAGGGTGTGTTGGGAAGGCTTTTCTAACAAGATATTTGTACAGACACCTGAGGAAAGTGAGAGTGATCCCTGCGGTTATATGAGGGGAAAGCATTCCAGACAGGGACATTTTCAGTTTGAGATGTCTGTTATACATTCAAGTAAACATGTTGAATTGAGAACTGATAACACagtttgaggggcttccctgtggttcagatggtaaagaatctgcctgcaatgcaagagacctgggtcgggaagatccctggtgaagggaatggcaacccactttgtatccagtattcttgcctggagaattccatggacataggagcctggtgggctgcagttcatagggttgcagagtcggatatggcTGCGCAACTTACACACACAGAACACTAGTCTGAAGTTTATGGAAGAAGTTTGGGCTGACGTAGTTAAAACCATGAGAGTGGATGAGATCACCCAGGGAGACAGcataaatggagaagaaaagtTTCCAAGTCCTggacattagattttttttttcaggggagGGGCGGGtaaggaaggatttattacttgtagCAAGTTAGGAGAACAGcagggatctttcccaaagcagagTCTCCACATTATGGTGTTAAGAGGTCAGAAAGATAGAGATGACCAGCAAGGAAGACAAGAACAAGCAGCTACTGAGGTGGGAGAACTATGTCCCAGTGTATTTGGGAACCAAGTGGAAGATGTGGCCAAGCTGAGGTGAAGTCATTAACTTTGTCAAGTTCTACTGATCAACATGAAAATCACTGGTGACCTTGGTCAGGTCAGTTTTGATAGAGAGCAGGGGCCAGAAGCCCCTACTTGAAGTGAAATTTAAGACAGAACAGGAAAGAAGGAGCTAGATAGAGACTGAGTGTAGATGACTTGGAGTGTTGTGTTACCCTGAGAAGCAGCTGGAGGGAGATGCAGTGAAGCTAGAAGACTATGGAGTCAagtgagggttttgtttttttaagatggaGAAATAACAGCATGTGTTTATACTGACGGGAAGAATCCAGCAGAATGGAAGAGACTGATGATGTAGGAGATGTAGGAAAAAGGAGAGATACTGGAATTATGTCCCTGAGCAGACAGGAGAGTTCGGAGGATGGAGCCTTTGGTCAGTCTTTGGGGAGAGACTGGGTTGGACTGAGCCCTGGTACAGAGTTGGTGTAACTGTCCTGACACTGTCCTTGGATGACCACTAGGAAGATGGCTCCGATAGGAGACACCCAGGGATTGGCTTGGATTGGCTGAACTTTCCCTCTGCTTACAAAAAGCTGTTTCTAATTTAGATTTGAACAGATGgcccagaggagagagagagcattCCAGGTGGAGGGACTAGCATAAGCAAGGGGCAGGCAGGCCCAATGGGCTGGAGGAGGTGGATGGAGCCAGGTGGGAGGGCAGAGTGAGACTGAGAAAATGCCAGAGGTAGAAGGCAGGCAGGAGGTAGTGAGACCCCCTCACCTGTCATCCTGGCAGCTGAGGCTACATTGTACCAAATTCCCAGTCTGGGTGGGCACAGGGATTAGAATCATGAGTTGGGGGTTTAGGCCTTACCCTCAGAAGCTCGTGGGCTAAGGGGATTTGAGGAACCACCATCTAAGTGGGTGTATGAGACTTCCTCCTGCTTTCCCCCAGTCCAGGGAATGGACTAACTAGGGTGGAGGTGAGGGGACACGGGGTCTGCTGGCCCTCAGGCCACACCCACTCATTACTGGCCTCCGTATCCTTCCTGTGTCTCCAGGAGTCAACAGTGTGGGGAGCTGGAGTGACCCGGCTGGATGTGCCCTCCAGGACAGAATGGTGCTGGACTCAGGTGCTCAGGTGTATGAGCAGGCACCCCCCAGCCCAccagccagcccctcctcctcGGCCCATAGGCCGGGGCCCTCAGACCGAGATGGGACAGCGCTGTTCCCCTGGCCTCAGTCCCTGGCCCTGCCCCTGGCTCTGTCCGTCCCCTCAGCCCTGCAGCCCCAGGCGGAGAGGCAGCCCTTCTCAGAGCTGCACTTGGGCCGCCGTGGACACATGCGGCGCAGCGAGAGCACCTACACCGTGAACAGTACTGGCCGGCGGGGGGGCAGCACCCAGGGTCGGGCCCCGCCTGGACGGGGACGGGACCCAGGTGGGGGCACCCTGCGGCCCGCGGCCTCCCTGCCTCACATCGCTAAAGCGCGGAAGGAGGTGGGCCGCGGCGTCAGCAAGAGCCCCTGCATGTTGGTGGCTCTGCGGCCAACCAACATGGACCGCGAGCGGGACAAGTTCTTCCAGTCCCATTACACCTACAACCCACAGTTCGAGTACCAGGAACCCATGCCCACGGCTGTGCTGGAGAAATACTGTGAGGCCTCTGGACAGTTCATTCATCAGGTCAGTGCAGACTGCCCGCCTCACCCCAGCCCGGACCACCTGAGCGGTCCGGCCTGACCTGCTGCTGCGGCCCTCTGTGCAGGCAGTTGGCATCATCGAGGCCGTCCTGGAGAAGTTTGGGACCTATGAACACTTTGAGGCTGCTACGGGGGGCCAGCTGCTGACCAAGTGCCAGATCTGGTCCATTGTGCGCAGATACATGCAGAAGGAGGGCTGCGTCGGGGAGGTGAGCTCATGCTGCCAGCGATGCCCCTTTTCCACCCGCTCCCAATCAGACTACCAAGCGGGCAGTGCCAGGCCCAGCTCAATTCTGGTGGAGCTAGTGACCTCAGGCCAGCCCtgttccctcccctgccccagtcaGGTGGGAGCTGGCTCCAAGcggaggtggggcagggtgggtgtCGTGGCCAAGTGTCCGGCCTGGCTCCCCTGCGGCATCAGCAGGTCCACCTGCCCACTGGCCCCCGGGGTTGGTGGCCATGACATGCGTCTCTGCCACCCGCAGGTAGTGGTGCAGCTGAGTGAGGACCTGCTGTCCCAGGCAGTGATGATGGTGGAGAACAGCCGTCCAACGTTGGCCATCAACCTGACTGGAGCCCGCCAGTATTGGTTGGAGGGCATGCTGCGGCACGAGATAGGTCAGGGTGTGGTAGGCGGGTGGGCTGGGATGAGAAGGGGCTgggatgtggggtggggggcaggcagtgAGGGGCCCCAGTAACTCCACCCCCTCTCATTCTTCCCCTTCCCTTCACGAGCAGCCACCTTCTCCCTCTGGCTCACAGAGGTAGCCCAGAACATGCCAGCCCATTCTTTGGACTCACCCTCATTTCCTGTTCCTTCTGGGTATCTTTTTCTCCCTCAGCTTCCTCTCTGATTTCCCTTGTCCATGGGGCAAGATTGCTGAGGCCTGGACAGGCCAGAGGGAGAACCTTAAGGGCCCCACTAGTCTAGCCAACAATACAGACCTTCCACGGTGGGTGCAAGTTCAGATTCTGGGAAGGGAACTGGCTGAAGACACAGCTGGATTTAGGAGGGGACTGGCCAGGCTGGAAAGGCAGGCATAGGACACTAATTACTATTCTTCCATGTCTGTCACTCCTCGTCAAGAATTGCTCTGGGCAAAAGGTAGTTTTTGCTGGAGATGCCAGCATGAGATGGGCATGCAAgggtgtggggctggggtggtGTGTGAGTTCCCCACCTCTCTAGGGGGCTGGCGAGGGGGAGCAGTGTGAGTTTGGGAGAGTTGTATGTGTGTAGTCCTGGATGGGTGGGGGAAGATTTATGTGTGTGAGCCTCTGGATCCTTGGGTGTGAGTTCACCTGAAGAGGGTCTTGATGATGCCTTAGGTTGGGTGAGTATGGGTGTGGGGTGGAGAGGCTTGTGTGAGAGCCTGATTCTAGGGGCATAAAGCTATGTGAGTCGCCGGCTAGAGGTCCAGCCGGGCAGAGCAGGGCCCGGACAGGGCCAggcaggaagaccccctggatgcCCAGCCCAGCCTCTTCTTTGCCCTCTCCGCAGGTACCCACTACCTTCGGGGCGTGAACAACGCGCGGCAGCCGTGGCACAGCGCCGAGGGCCGGCAGCAGTACGGGCTGCGGCCAGCGAACCCCACGGAGGAGGGCCTGGCCAGCCTGCACAGCGTGCTGTTCCGCAAGCAGCCGTTCCTGTGGCGCGCGGCGCTGCTCTACTATACGATACATCGTGCCGCGCGCATGTCCTTTCGCCAGCTCTTCCAGGACCTGGCGCGCTACGTGCAGGACGCCGACGTGCGCTGGGAGTACTGCGTGCGCGCCAAGCGCGGCCAGACTGACACCTCGCTGCCGGGTGGGCACCAGTCCTGTGGGGCTGGCGGGGGAGTGCCTCGATCTGGGGCgggagggtgagggtggggcttTGGACCTAGGGCTCACGGCCCTCCTGTGCCCACAGGCTGCTTCAGCAAGGACCAGGTATACCTGGATGGCATCGTGCGCATTCTGCGGCATCGCCAGACCATCGACTTCCCGCTGCTGACCTCGCTGGGCAAGGTGAGGGGCCACGGGGCCTTCAGAGGCCCCAGCCAGCTCTCCCCCTTACTGCTCTATTCCCTGAGCCTCTGGTTGGAGCTCGACTGAGGACTGGGTGCCAGGCCTCTCATGGGGGGAGTGTGGGTGGAATGAGCACAGGAGATGACGTGACAGTCTGGCAGCCAGTATaggtgctttttccagcccacaGGTGTGTGTGTAGACACTGCAAAGGAAGTGAGCATTCCAGGCCAGGAGAGCTGTCAGGAAGGCCTGCGGAAGCAGGCTGGAGAAAtagccagggatcaagcccttgGCACTGGGTATTTGTGCCAGGCTGAGGAAGTTGAACTTCATCCAAAGCAGTGAGGAATCCAAGGAGCTTCAAGCAAAGGGTGGCACAGATGTTGGCTTTAGAAGGCTCTATGTGTCATATGGGAGGAGAGGCCTAGGGAAGGGAGTgcaaggggaagaggaggaggcctTTCTCATCTCTTCTGCAGCATTGATGGTGGTCTGGCACAACCCCACAGTGGCCATGCAGTTGGAGAAGAAGGGGCAAGCTGGAGAGATCTTCAGAGAGTGGCCACTCTGAGTGGGAGGGTGACATGTTCTAAGTCCCCACCCTAGAATCTGACCTGGGGCTGTGAGAAGGGTCGGGCTGCATAAGCTGGCACCCAGGAAGGCTGGATATGAGGCGTCTAAGGTGCCTGGTATCCAGGGAAAGATGTTCAGAAGGCAGTTGGATACCCAGATTTGGAGATGAAAGGGGGAAGCTGAACTGGAGACAGGAGTAGGGTTGTAGCACGTAGATGTTAGAAGAAGGTGTTGAGAGAAAGAGCAAACACCCAGGATGGAGCCACAGGGTACAGAACGTTGGGAGTGAATCAGAAGGGGAGTGGGAGGAGCTCTGGGAGCAAAGGGCTATGGGCCATTGTAAGAGAGCTGGGGCCAGCTGCCTGAAAACCAGGGGACCCTGCACTGAGGCCCAGCTTTCTCCCTGCAGGTCTCCTATGAGGATGTGGATCACCTCCGGCCCCACGGGGTGCTGGACAACACCCGGGTGCCCCACTTCATGCAGGACTTAGCACGCTACCGGCAGCAGCTGGAACACATCATGACCACCAACCGGCTGGAT of the Cervus canadensis isolate Bull #8, Minnesota chromosome 18, ASM1932006v1, whole genome shotgun sequence genome contains:
- the KIAA0895L gene encoding uncharacterized protein KIAA0895-like homolog isoform X1, with protein sequence MVLDSGAQVYEQAPPSPPASPSSSAHRPGPSDRDGTALFPWPQSLALPLALSVPSALQPQAERQPFSELHLGRRGHMRRSESTYTVNSTGRRGGSTQGRAPPGRGRDPGGGTLRPAASLPHIAKARKEVGRGVSKSPCMLVALRPTNMDRERDKFFQSHYTYNPQFEYQEPMPTAVLEKYCEASGQFIHQAVGIIEAVLEKFGTYEHFEAATGGQLLTKCQIWSIVRRYMQKEGCVGEVVVQLSEDLLSQAVMMVENSRPTLAINLTGARQYWLEGMLRHEIGTHYLRGVNNARQPWHSAEGRQQYGLRPANPTEEGLASLHSVLFRKQPFLWRAALLYYTIHRAARMSFRQLFQDLARYVQDADVRWEYCVRAKRGQTDTSLPGCFSKDQVYLDGIVRILRHRQTIDFPLLTSLGKVSYEDVDHLRPHGVLDNTRVPHFMQDLARYRQQLEHIMTTNRLDEAELGRLLPD
- the KIAA0895L gene encoding uncharacterized protein KIAA0895-like homolog isoform X2, whose amino-acid sequence is MPTAVLEKYCEASGQFIHQAVGIIEAVLEKFGTYEHFEAATGGQLLTKCQIWSIVRRYMQKEGCVGEVVVQLSEDLLSQAVMMVENSRPTLAINLTGARQYWLEGMLRHEIGTHYLRGVNNARQPWHSAEGRQQYGLRPANPTEEGLASLHSVLFRKQPFLWRAALLYYTIHRAARMSFRQLFQDLARYVQDADVRWEYCVRAKRGQTDTSLPGCFSKDQVYLDGIVRILRHRQTIDFPLLTSLGKVSYEDVDHLRPHGVLDNTRVPHFMQDLARYRQQLEHIMTTNRLDEAELGRLLPD